Part of the Nicotiana sylvestris chromosome 5, ASM39365v2, whole genome shotgun sequence genome is shown below.
TTTGGTTTTTTGttcagtgtgaatgcttatcttcgtttctctgacttctttatgacttcCGATATTAATCATCTCAGTTTCATTGAGGTTAGGAttaggcttgttttcaaattgttccaactctctttttatttccttaacaacctcatcttcatcatattcaacCTCTTGATGCATTATTTCGATATTAGACAGCTTTTTAAGATCTGGGCGtgaattccgcatgcatgtcatgttattaaagcTGGCATTAACAAAATTGAAATGGAAATAAAATGACAAGAAttaggaaaaagaaaagatacgAAACTTAATAGGAAACTGAACTACATTTCATTGAattcgaaaggatagaagggttaacaTCAAAACGTAACAATCATACTGAGatgtttggattacaaccctgaaagtaacccaaaatacaaaaaagaagctgcaaaacaaactaccaagactccttccttgtGGGGAGAGGAGTTGCTTCCCAGTTGGTGAGCATGGTGTCTGGGTCAATTAGTTGTATATCGGCACAACTAGTGCCTTCACCAGCCTGGATCATATTCACTTCAGAAAACATCTGGCTGAGGCCATGGAAAATTTCATCAATGTTTGCATGCGCCGAGGAATTTTGACCCTCTTGGAGTCGTGGCTTGACAAAAGTAGAAAATGTAAGGGATAGGTTGTTGCAAGACCCATCCATGCTTTTTGCGGTGTTTGGCTTTGTTTTTGTCTGCTTGTGTTAGCCTGAAGCCTAAGCCAAAAGTACCCTGGTTACTGAATGGAGAAATAGGCTCCAAaattccttgcaatgatgcccccaagccttttcctggctcaTAACCTTGTCTCAACATAACTGCAGCCACCATTACAGATGTGGCGAAAAGACGAGGATGCAGAATGGGCTTTCCTTCCTCAACATGGTCCACAACAACCACTTCAAAATCCTGATAGACAATGGACTCACGCCCTTCCTTGGCCTCAATACAGGGGATTAACGGGTCATTATAAATGGAAGACTCATCTTCCCCATGAACAATAATTTCTTGCCTATCATGTTCGAATTTGAGCATCTGATGCAAAGTGGACGGCACAACTTGGGCCGtatggatccatggccttccaagaagaAAACTATAAGAAGTGGTCATGTCCACTACTTGGAAGACAATCTCAAAGTCAACCGGCCCAATCGTCATGGTGAGGTTGATCTCCCCAATGGTATCTCTTGCTGAGCCATCAAAGGCCCGGATGCgaacattgttgggtcggattctatCTGTATTGATCTTCATGCTTTGCAAGGTAGAGAAAGGGCATACATCTACACTTGAGCCTCCATCAACCATGACTCGTTTTATATAATGCCCCTCacatttgaccatcaagttcAAAGCCCTATTGTGCCCAGCTCCCTCCTCGGGAAGTTCATCATCAGTAAAGGAGATTCTGTTCACCTCAAAAAATCTATTGGCGATTTTCTCTAACTAATTCACTGTGGTCTCCTCTGAGATATGTGCCTCGTTTAGGACCTTGATTAGTACACGGGCATGCTCTTTGGAATGTATGAGCAGAGATAGTAGAAAGATTTGGGCAGGAGTTTTTCTTAACTGGTCAATGATTGAGTAATCCTGAACTTTCATTTTTTTCAATAACTCTTCCGCCTCTGCTTCAGTGACTGGTTTCTTTATTGGCAATTGGCCTTCTCTGATTTGCTTGGCCTTCCTCAACTCTCTTGGAGAGTAAcacctccccgatcgagtcaaacctccagttttccccacttcctctatgatttccttgcctttgtaggtcatcacagttttgttgtagttccaaaaAGTGGTTTTTGTGTTGGTCACAGGGGGTTGCATGGCAGGTTTGATTATGATCGGCTTTGTTATACCTTTCGTACCTCCCTGCTTCTGCCTTGTGACGGGGTGGCCTCCAAGTACATATAACCTTGGGCTTGGAACACTGGAGTGAACTTCCAACCTTGAGTTTTCGGAACAAATAAAGTTGCCTTATTTGAGCTCTGGGCGCCTTTCACAATCAATGGCACATCTCGGTTGGGACTTACTTCCAGACCAGTTCCTTCTTGAATTGAACCCACTGTCATTTCTTCTCGACCGATCGGCTTGTATTCTTGATCTCGGCCAATCATTCCCATAAAATGAACATCATTGTGTGTTGGCAACGGGTTATTTGTCACATTAGAAGGGTCCTCGCCATTCGTTACTACAATTAATTTTTCAGAAATGAGCCTCTCTACGACTCTTTTCAGAGTCCAACAGCCATCAGTGCTATGCCCCGGGGCACCTGAATGATATTCACATCTAGAATTCGCTTGAAATCCATGTGAATCAGGATGCATATGGTGGGGAGCGATGGGTCCAATCATGCCCATTTGCTTCAGTTTCTGGAATAGACTAGAGTATGATTCGGCCAATGGAGAGAATTTTTCTGCTGGCCTCTACTCTCGACCATAATCCTGCCTGGGACAAGCATTGTAGGGTGCCCGAAAACTTTGCTACTGAGGTCGGGGGGCCCTTGGAGCTGGTGCCCGTACCTGCTGATTGGGAGACCGAGCATATGATTGAGCATTGAACATTGTATATTGTGGTGGGCCCACAGAGTATTGAGGAATTGGCTGGGGGTAATAATGTTGAGGTAGCTGGATTGCCCCTACTGAACTTGCATATAAGGGTGTGATGCCCTTCTTTGAACTTCCCTAGATCCCGAAGTCATCATGGACCCTTCATCTCTCTTCTTTATATTTGCCAAACCCCCCCGACCCATTTTGGATAGCTTGGGTGGTGGCTTTGAGAGCAGCTTGACTTACAATTCTACCATTCTTGAGGCCATTTTTTACCATCTCCCCTATTTTGATTGCTTCTGCAAAAGGTCTACCCAtcgcggacatcatgttttgtaAGTAATCAGGCTTTTGAGCCTCCAGAAAAATAGTGATCAGCTCGTGgttatccatgggtggcttaactctagctgcttgctcgcTCCACTTGATGGCATACTCCCTAAAACTTTCGGTTGgctttttcttcatattggaCAAGGAATTATGATCCGgcgcaatatcaatgttgtactgaaATTGTTTGACGAAGGCCTGGGTCATGCCATCCCAAACATGCCAGTGAGAGATATCTTGGTCAAtgaaccattcggaagctacccCTACAAGGATTTCTCTAAAATAAGCCATCAGCAACTCTTCTTTTCCTCCTGCACCCCTCAGCTGGTTGCAGTACCATTTCAAGTGGGCGATAGGGTCGTCGtgtccatcatatttctcaaattttggggtctgcaaatggatgtgagggaacatgcatagatcactAAATGAAACACTTATGTGACCACCTAGTCCCTGTATATTCTTTATATTCTGTTCAAGACTTTTCATTTTCCTGGCCATCTCATCTGGCTCAACCGTCGTGGCAAACTTTTCATTTTCCTTTGGTGACTCGTACTGCGAAGTCTGATTGTATGGAGCCGAGACCCCGAAAGCCATATTTGGAGGGTAGTATTGGCCATCATAAGCATGAGATGGTGACCCATTATTTGGACTCGTCATAGGAGGTGGTGGCGGGATTGTATATACCTGTGCGCCAGACACGACGAGAGGGGTGTTCCTGACTGGTGCGACTGGAGGTCGCATGTTAGAGGTACTGGGGGCAGCATGGAGATTGTAGTTTGGCACATACCCTGGTGGTAGAATGTGATCGCTCGTTGCATGGAGTGGTGTTTGAGTAGCCTGGGGTATGGTGGAAGTTCCCTCTAAAGGACCCTGGGGTGGAGCTCGACCAGAAACCCAAGCTTGATATACATCTGACAGTTGTT
Proteins encoded:
- the LOC138868605 gene encoding uncharacterized protein, which encodes MVDGGSSVDVCPFSTLQSMKINTDRIRPNNVRIRAFDGSARDTIGEINLTMTIGPVDFEIVFQVVDMTTSYSFLLGRPWIHTAQVVPSTLHQMLKFEHDRQEIIVHGEDESSIYNDPLIPCIEAKEGRESIVYQDFEVVVVDHVEEGKPILHPRLFATSVMVAAVMLRQGYEPGKGLGASLQGILEPISPFSNQGTFGLGFRLTQADKNKAKHRKKHGWPRLQEGQNSSAHANIDEIFHGLSQMFSEVNMIQAGEGTSCADIQLIDPDTMLTNWEATPLPTRKESCFNNMTCMRNSRPDLKKLSNIEIMHQEVEYDEDEVVKEIKRELEQFENKPNPNLNETEMINIGSHKEVRETKISIHTEQKTKDALFQLFFEYNDVFSWSYDDMLGLSVDLVVHKLPTYPDFPPVQQKQ